A region from the Malus domestica chromosome 07, GDT2T_hap1 genome encodes:
- the LOC103432085 gene encoding SPX domain-containing protein 3 has product MKFGKRLKQQMHGTLPGWRDKFLSYKDLKKLVKLISSAPMLLEQASEYGKTEAEFVYLLNNEIEKFNAFFMEQEEDFIIRNKELQQRIQRVTDKWGPNGRQPSMTIYEEEMGKTRKDIVDFHGEMVLLVNYSNINYTGLAKILKKYDKRTGGLLRLPFIQKILEQPFFTTDNISKLVKACESTIDAVFTVEEEERKREVKEAVTVAGEGIFRNTVAALLTMQEIRRAGSSTYSQYSLPPLNLDADSSDLTQLFQLSPPIPIV; this is encoded by the exons ATGAAGTTTGGGAAGAGATTGAAGCAGCAAATGCATGGGACGTTGCCGGGTTGGCGCGACAAGTTCTTGTCGTATAAGGATTTGAAGAAGCTTGTGAAGCTGATTTCTTCAGCTCCCATGTTGTTGGAACAGGCATCAGAGTACGGCAAAACTGAGGCTGAGTTTGTTTACTTGTTGAACAATGAGATTGAGAAGTTTAATGCGTTTTTTATGGAGCAAGAGGAGGATTTCATTATCCGGAATAAG GAATTACAGCAGAGAATTCAAAGAGTAACTGATAAATGGGGGCCAAATGGAAGACAGCCTTCAATGACTATATATGAAGAGGAAATGGGCAAAACTAGGAAGGACATTGTTGATTTCCACGGCGAGATGGTGCTCTTGGTGAACTACAGCAACATCAATTACACAG ggCTGGCTAAGATACTGAAGAAGTATGACAAGAGAACAGGTGGCCTACTGAGATTGCCATTCATTCAAAAGATTTTGGAGCAGCCATTTTTTACAACTGACAATATCTCAAAGCTGGTCAAGGCATGTGAGAGTACCATAGATGCAGTGTTCACAgtggaggaagaagagagaaaaagagaagtgAAAGAAGCAGTAACGGTCGCCGGAGAAGGAATATTTAGGAACACAGTTGCAGCCCTACTCACCATGCAAGAGATTAGAAGAGCAGGCAGCTCTACTTATAGCCAGTATTCTCTTCCACCTCTCAACTTGGATGCTGACAGCTCTGATCTCACCCAGTTATTCCAACTGAGCCCTCCCATACCTATTGTTTAG